The proteins below are encoded in one region of Myxococcales bacterium:
- a CDS encoding YraN family protein yields MNHAHKLGKAAEDFVAAHLEAEGYEILARNARVGRLELDIVARKASLLVFCEVRARSTLSFMDPAESITEKKIANLRQAASLWLQRQKPPFRSIRFDVAAVSMEGQQYKLCYYDSAF; encoded by the coding sequence GTGAACCACGCCCATAAACTCGGCAAGGCAGCAGAAGACTTTGTTGCCGCGCATCTGGAGGCAGAGGGCTATGAAATCCTCGCGAGAAATGCACGTGTGGGACGCTTGGAGCTTGATATCGTTGCTCGCAAAGCATCCCTTCTGGTGTTTTGCGAAGTCCGAGCACGATCCACCCTTAGTTTTATGGATCCCGCCGAATCGATCACCGAAAAAAAGATAGCCAACCTACGACAAGCCGCTTCGTTGTGGTTGCAAAGGCAAAAACCACCCTTTCGTTCCATTCGTTTTGACGTGGCCGCGGTTAGTATGGAAGGGCAGCAATACAAGCTGTGTTATTACGACTCAGCGTTCTGA
- a CDS encoding tetratricopeptide repeat protein: protein MSCFWPGCEEDVRPECSACRFSGASVRKKQSKDQDYKPGFEIDAATRRNREQVERKQRELLLREAKILERLIGNTPASSKRRPEILLRAAETYFELQQDTTGRVRSFDEPIFSARQKKQSAQVKKLTAQQRNLEKEVDRWRQEALRKYAILVKEHPDFPRMDEVLFSLGFGLEEMKQFDRAREVYHRLIKNFPKSRFIPNAYLSFAEYYFGESDMSAALKFYKKVNETPPERNAVYGYALYKQAWAYYNIEDFRNALNKFVEVVKFATGHPEAKDGKNLARQARRELVLPYSQVGNPSKALSFFQEVATDRDQAFEMLENLAELYFDTGQWDNTIATYETLIEQRPGSDKSCYWQGRITDAVISSQPKREQVEELKKMLFVYKAFDNKKHPASAKEECKQAAAGSMFQLATAWHREAAGTGKTPGTKDKNTMRLASQIYQKLVEEFPDIQQIKFPNIARRDWPTPYRIAYFRAELLWKMENWQECGPAFDQVVEMNPKGEYTSDAAYAAVLCYNNSYQSIYKTRERVVRGGGKDKEEDKEVLGPKPLGPLEKGMLDAFQRYVCYVPDGDKLPTIKYRRARILYEANHFEEAAVLFKEIAWKHKESELAEFAANLYLDSLILMAEQGQPKRPACYATIEESLDPLEKWFCSSESDQEEHEVLCDRTRELRCNTLRKKAETLQAAKDYKRGGGCLRWYLSSFLPTSRPMRWSHG, encoded by the coding sequence ATGTCCTGCTTCTGGCCCGGATGTGAAGAAGATGTCAGGCCAGAGTGCTCCGCGTGCCGTTTTTCGGGCGCTTCGGTTCGAAAGAAGCAAAGCAAGGATCAAGATTATAAACCGGGTTTTGAAATCGATGCAGCCACGCGTCGTAACCGTGAACAAGTTGAGCGTAAACAGCGTGAACTGTTGCTAAGGGAAGCAAAGATCCTTGAACGTTTGATAGGAAATACGCCTGCAAGCAGTAAACGCCGACCGGAGATCCTTCTTCGTGCGGCTGAGACCTATTTCGAGCTTCAGCAAGACACAACTGGGCGTGTCCGTAGCTTCGATGAGCCGATTTTTAGCGCACGCCAGAAAAAACAGTCCGCTCAAGTTAAAAAACTTACAGCGCAGCAACGAAACTTGGAAAAAGAAGTGGATCGTTGGCGGCAGGAGGCTCTTCGTAAATATGCGATTCTAGTCAAAGAGCATCCCGATTTTCCGCGCATGGACGAAGTGCTTTTTTCTTTAGGCTTTGGTCTTGAGGAAATGAAACAGTTCGACCGCGCGCGTGAAGTTTACCACCGTTTGATCAAAAACTTTCCGAAGAGCCGGTTTATACCCAACGCCTATTTGTCTTTCGCTGAATATTACTTCGGTGAGAGCGACATGAGTGCAGCCTTAAAGTTTTATAAAAAGGTTAATGAAACGCCTCCAGAGCGCAATGCTGTTTATGGTTATGCTCTGTATAAGCAAGCTTGGGCCTACTACAATATCGAAGATTTCCGGAATGCGTTGAACAAATTCGTTGAGGTTGTGAAATTCGCAACTGGACATCCGGAGGCAAAGGACGGAAAGAACCTTGCTCGCCAGGCGCGTCGAGAGCTTGTTCTTCCTTACTCACAAGTGGGCAATCCTTCCAAGGCGTTGTCTTTTTTTCAAGAAGTGGCAACGGATCGCGACCAAGCGTTCGAGATGTTAGAAAATCTTGCTGAGCTCTACTTTGATACCGGTCAATGGGACAATACCATCGCAACTTATGAGACGCTTATCGAGCAGCGTCCTGGAAGCGATAAGAGTTGTTACTGGCAGGGTCGTATTACGGACGCGGTGATTTCGTCGCAACCCAAGCGTGAGCAGGTTGAAGAGCTAAAGAAAATGCTCTTCGTCTACAAAGCATTCGATAACAAGAAGCATCCGGCAAGCGCAAAAGAAGAGTGTAAGCAGGCCGCTGCAGGCTCGATGTTTCAGCTTGCGACGGCGTGGCATCGTGAAGCCGCTGGAACGGGAAAGACGCCAGGCACTAAAGATAAGAACACCATGCGTTTGGCCTCGCAGATCTATCAAAAGCTCGTTGAGGAATTTCCTGATATTCAGCAAATTAAATTCCCAAACATCGCACGTCGGGACTGGCCTACGCCGTATCGGATAGCGTATTTCCGCGCAGAGCTTTTGTGGAAAATGGAGAACTGGCAGGAATGTGGTCCGGCGTTTGACCAAGTGGTCGAAATGAACCCCAAGGGAGAATACACCTCGGATGCCGCTTATGCTGCTGTGCTTTGTTACAACAATTCCTATCAAAGCATCTACAAAACGCGAGAACGTGTGGTACGCGGGGGCGGCAAGGACAAGGAAGAAGACAAAGAGGTACTTGGGCCTAAACCTCTAGGTCCACTTGAAAAGGGTATGTTGGACGCTTTTCAACGTTACGTTTGTTACGTTCCAGATGGAGACAAGCTTCCTACGATTAAATACCGTCGTGCTCGTATTCTTTATGAAGCAAATCATTTTGAAGAAGCAGCAGTGCTTTTTAAAGAAATTGCTTGGAAGCATAAGGAAAGTGAGCTCGCCGAGTTTGCTGCAAACCTTTACCTCGATTCTCTCATCCTTATGGCAGAACAGGGACAGCCAAAGAGGCCTGCTTGTTACGCTACGATCGAGGAATCGTTGGATCCTTTGGAAAAATGGTTTTGTAGTTCCGAATCTGATCAGGAAGAGCATGAAGTGCTCTGCGATCGAACACGGGAGCTGCGCTGCAATACGCTCCGTAAAAAAGCCGAAACCTTGCAAGCTGCTAAGGACTACAAAAGGGGCGGCGGGTGCTTACGTTGGTATCTATCGTCGTTTCTACCAACATCCAGACCAATGCGGTGGTCGCATGGATGA